The following proteins come from a genomic window of Tenebrio molitor chromosome 9, icTenMoli1.1, whole genome shotgun sequence:
- the LOC138139208 gene encoding arp2/3 complex-activating protein rickA-like, giving the protein MATLTRTNSRATNYKDYVNFLGGYKNGKKDEQGENPEKNFTLSNSSSTSSSASFNSDVPDFSKNVCTSYNDFLTSSKNKKFNSVKPSLDEKPTKSVSTLYNDFENSKNKINEVDEKTTKKSEIYIEVQPAKSVSEVSKMFENKKEKSPPRSNSINSKINIFEKQISTENKPRIAEKPLLKKSSSIKLDQFPRPASFETNGLVQPVKVATLEANLVTPPAKVATLEANLVTQPARVATLDANFVTQPPTEPVKSPNAETLVSPPPPPPLPVMSQVSKPNGPEMSNTQMSLPVMSQVPKPPEMSRGNGMAPPPPPPMWNTTAPKLQATLTKGPQTSYSVNNPTGALPVEIDRNNPLVRKLVYGTLRGMYGAYHDKANDMLATLPKNMVVRSNGVQDRIEQIASNGDLDKLNGRVNPKLEQEP; this is encoded by the exons ATGGCAACGCTAACCAGGACTAATTCGAGGGCGACCAATTACAAGGACTACGTGAATTTCCTGGGAGGGTACAAGAACGGGAAGAAGGACGAACAGGGAGAAAACCCGGAGAAAAATTTCACGCTGTCGAATTCCAGCAGTACCAGTTCTTCGGCGTCGTTCAACTCGGACGTTCcggatttttcgaaaaatgtatGTACGTCGTATAACGACTTTTTGACGAGTTCCAAGAACAAGAAGTTCAATTCGGTCAAGCCGAGTTTGGACGAGAAACCCACAAAGAGTGTGTCCACCTTGtataatgattttgaaaattccaaaaataaaataaacgaggTGGACGAGAAAACCACGAAGAAAAGCGAGATCTACATTGAAGTCCAGCCAGCGAAGTCGGTGAGTGAGGTGTCGAAAATGTtcgaaaacaaaaaagaaaagtcTCCGCCGAGGAGCAACAGTATCAATTcgaaaatcaatatttttgagaAGCAAATTTCCACGGAGAACAAACCCAGAATCGCTGAGAAGCCGTTGCTGAAGAAGTCGTCGTCGATTAAATTAGATCAATTCCCTAGACCAGCAAGTTTTGAAACAAACGGCTTGGTACAACCTGTAAAAGTCGCAACCCTTGAAGCTAACTTAGTGACGCCACCTGCAAAAGTCGCAACCCTTGAAGCTAACTTAGTGACGCAACCTGCGAGAGTCGCAACCCTTGACGCTAACTTTGTGACACAACCTCCCACGGAGCCCGTCAAATCACCGAACGCAGAAACATTAGTGTCGCCGCCACCCCCGCCTCCACTGCCGGTGATGAGTCAAGTGTCCAAACCGAACGGACCAGAAATGTCAAATACTCAAATGTCACTGCCGGTGATGAGTCAAGTGCCCAAACCTCCAGAAATGTCACGAGGAAACGGTATGGCGCcgccaccgccgccgccgaTGTGGAACACGACCGCGCCTAAATTGCAAGCTACTCTGACCAAAGGGCCCCAAACTAGTTACAGCGTGAACAACCCCACGGGGGCGCTTCCCGTTGAAATCGACAGGAACAATCCGCTGGTCCGGAAGCTGGTTTATGGTACTTTGAGGGGAATGTACGGGGCGTACCACGACAAAGCCAACGACATGCTGGCCACCCTCCCCAAGAACATGGTGGTGAGGAGCAACGGGGTCCAGGATCGAATCGAACAAATAGC GTCTAACGGTGACTTGGATAAACTAAACGGGAGGGTAAATCCAAAATTAGAGCAAGAGCCATAA
- the LOC138139209 gene encoding guanine nucleotide-binding protein G(o) subunit alpha-like yields MGACLSIEREEGKARKRSEEIDRQLGELAKQQNNVIKILLLGAGESGKSTLVKQMKIIHADGFTHAELSSFRPTVLDNLLASMKYVLAGMGILRINLEQQRNKTHAQVVLMSRSCFDMSFMVLPNVAASLQALWSDRGVRLAVARGYEYELNDSALYLFENMERICDPKYVPTPTDVLRARVRTQGIIETHFRINDMIVSMYDVGGQRSQRRKWIYCFDDVRAVLFVVSLSGYDMTLLEDPSVNRLDESLNLFGQIVNNPFFREASFVLFLNKFDLFREKILYSQRHLRLYFSDYKGPDRDVDRGALFIQHKFVLKNADSRKVLYPHFTTATDTANVQVVFQAVMEMVISTNLGQVTLL; encoded by the exons ATGGGTGCATGTCTGTCGATAGAACGTGAAGAAGGTAAAGCCCGAAAACGCTCCGAAGAAATAGACAGACAACTGGGAGAACTCGCCAAGCAACAGAACAATGTCATCAAAATCTTGCTCCTCG GCGCCGGCGAGAGCGGCAAGAGCACTTTGGTCAAACAGATGAAAATTATACATGCTGATGGCTTCACTCACGCCGAATTGAGCAGCTTCCGCCCTACAGTATTAGACAATCTCTTAGCTTCCATGAAATACGTTTTAGCGGGAATGGGTATCTTAAGAATTAATTTAGAGCAGCAACGCAACAAAACACACGCTCAAGTCGTCCTCATGAGTCGCAGCTGTTTCGACATGAGTTTCATGGTTTTACCTAACGTGGCAGCTTCTTTGCAGGCGTTATGGTCTGATCGCGGGGTCAGACTCGCCGTAGCCAGGGGCTACGAATACGAATTGAACGACTCTGCACTATA tttatttgaaaatatggaACGAATCTGTGATCCTAAATATGTGCCGACACCGACAGACGTGTTGAGGGCGCGTGTTCGTACTCAAGGAATTATCGAGACGCATTTTCGCATCAATGATATGATCGTGAGCATGTATGATGTGGGGGGCCAACGCTCGCAGAGGCGGAAATGGATTTATTGTTTCGATGACGTCCGCGCCGTTCTATTTGTGGTCTCTCTGAGTGGATATGATATGACTCTTCTG GAGGACCCTAGCGTCAATCGCCTTGACGAAAGTTTGAATCTTTTCGGCCAAATCGTGAATAATCCCTTTTTCCGAGAGGCGTCTTTCGTACTATTTCTgaacaaatttgatttgttCAGAGAGAAAATTCTCTACTCGCAGAGGCACTTGAGACTTTATTTTTCAGATTACAAAG GACCGGACCGGGACGTCGACAGGGGAGCTCTCTTTATCCAACACAAGTTCGTGTTGAAAAACGCCGATTCACGCAAGGTTTTGTACCCGCATTTCACAACTGCCACCGATACTGCCAATGTCCAAGTTGTTTTTCAAGCTGTTATGGAGATGGTGATTTCGACCAACCTGGGACAGGTCACTCTTTTatga